A region from the Variovorax sp. V93 genome encodes:
- a CDS encoding circularly permuted type 2 ATP-grasp protein, whose amino-acid sequence MHKFDEMYEQLPYAGAAIRQHYKRYDQWLAKQPGEVMRSRREEAEMIFRRVGITFAVYGAKDEDGSGTERLIPFDLLPRIIPAHEWESMEKGLVQRVTALNRFLHDVYHDQEIIKAGIIPAEQILHNAQFRPEMMGVNVPHNVYSNISGIDIVRAPDAQGNGEYYVLEDNLRVPSGVSYMLENRKMMMRLFPELFNQNRIAPVAHYPDLLLETLRASAPPATAEPTVVVLTPGMYNSAYFEHAFLAQQMGVELVEGQDLFVKDNFVYMRTTRGPRRVDVIYRRVDDDFLDPEVFRPTSTLGCAGLMRAYREGNVVICNAVGTGVADDKSIYPYVPKMVEFYLGEKPILKNVPTYMCRNKDELQYTLDNMKDLVVKEVHGAGGYGMLIGPAATQAEIEDFKKAVIAKPDGYIAQPTLSLSTSPTFVDAGIAPRHIDLRPFVLSGSEVQMVPGGLTRVALKEGSLVVNSSQGGGTKDTWILEADRTPRPKAATQSQSQS is encoded by the coding sequence ATGCACAAATTCGACGAGATGTATGAGCAGTTGCCCTATGCGGGGGCTGCAATCCGGCAGCACTACAAGCGCTACGACCAATGGCTCGCGAAGCAACCCGGCGAGGTGATGCGATCGCGACGCGAAGAGGCGGAAATGATCTTCCGCCGGGTCGGCATCACCTTTGCGGTGTACGGCGCCAAGGACGAGGACGGTTCCGGCACCGAGCGGCTCATCCCGTTCGACCTGCTGCCGCGGATCATTCCAGCCCACGAGTGGGAGAGCATGGAAAAGGGGCTGGTGCAGCGCGTGACGGCGCTCAACCGCTTCCTGCATGACGTCTACCACGACCAGGAAATCATCAAGGCCGGCATCATCCCGGCCGAGCAGATCCTCCACAACGCGCAGTTCCGCCCCGAGATGATGGGCGTCAACGTGCCGCACAACGTGTACTCCAACATCTCGGGCATCGACATCGTGCGCGCCCCCGATGCCCAGGGCAACGGCGAGTACTACGTGCTCGAAGACAACCTGCGCGTGCCCAGCGGTGTGAGCTACATGCTCGAGAACCGCAAGATGATGATGCGGCTCTTCCCCGAGCTGTTCAACCAGAACCGCATCGCGCCGGTGGCGCACTACCCCGACCTGCTGCTCGAAACCCTGCGTGCCAGCGCGCCGCCCGCCACGGCCGAGCCCACGGTGGTGGTGCTCACGCCCGGCATGTACAACAGCGCCTACTTCGAGCATGCCTTCCTTGCCCAGCAGATGGGCGTGGAACTGGTCGAAGGGCAGGACCTGTTCGTCAAGGACAACTTCGTCTACATGCGCACCACGCGCGGGCCGCGGCGCGTCGACGTGATCTACCGCCGCGTCGACGACGACTTCCTCGACCCCGAGGTGTTCCGTCCCACCTCCACGCTCGGCTGCGCGGGCCTGATGCGCGCCTACCGCGAAGGCAACGTCGTCATCTGCAATGCCGTGGGCACCGGCGTGGCCGACGACAAGTCGATCTACCCCTACGTGCCCAAGATGGTCGAGTTCTACCTCGGCGAAAAGCCGATCCTCAAGAACGTGCCCACCTACATGTGCCGCAACAAGGACGAGCTGCAGTACACGCTCGACAACATGAAGGACCTGGTCGTCAAGGAGGTGCACGGCGCCGGCGGCTACGGCATGCTGATCGGCCCGGCGGCCACGCAGGCCGAGATCGAGGACTTCAAGAAGGCCGTGATCGCCAAGCCCGACGGCTACATCGCCCAGCCCACGCTGAGCCTGTCGACCTCGCCGACCTTTGTCGATGCCGGCATCGCGCCGCGCCACATCGACCTGCGACCCTTCGTGCTTTCGGGCAGCGAGGTGCAGATGGTGCCCGGCGGCCTCACGCGCGTGGCGCTCAAGGAGGGCTCGCTGGTGGTCAATTCATCGCAGGGCGGCGGCACCAAGGACACCTGGATCCTCGAAGCCGACCGCACGCCCAGGCCCAAGGCGGCCACGCAGTCGCAAAGCCAATCGTAG
- a CDS encoding SH3 domain-containing protein: MSRSSRLPALLLAFVLSWMALPFAFAAERQMVSSAAKTLNMRTGPGQRYEAHWTVGKGYPFRVIGRKGDWLRVSDFENDKAWVYRPMTSRTPHHVVKAKVAVLRRSPSARSPVVKRAVYGDVLRTLERRGDWVKVRHEGGGTGWVARRLVWGW; encoded by the coding sequence ATGTCCAGATCCAGCCGACTGCCCGCGCTGCTCCTCGCATTCGTTCTCTCGTGGATGGCATTGCCGTTCGCATTCGCCGCCGAGCGGCAGATGGTCAGTTCCGCGGCCAAGACCCTGAACATGCGCACCGGTCCCGGCCAGCGCTACGAAGCGCACTGGACCGTGGGCAAGGGCTACCCGTTCCGCGTCATCGGCAGGAAGGGCGACTGGCTGCGGGTCAGCGACTTCGAAAACGACAAGGCGTGGGTCTACCGCCCGATGACCAGCAGGACGCCGCACCATGTGGTGAAGGCGAAGGTGGCCGTGCTGCGCAGGTCGCCAAGCGCGCGCAGTCCCGTGGTGAAGCGGGCGGTCTATGGCGACGTGCTGCGCACGCTCGAGCGCCGCGGCGACTGGGTCAAGGTCCGGCACGAAGGCGGCGGCACCGGCTGGGTGGCGCGGCGCCTGGTCTGGGGCTGGTAG
- a CDS encoding DNA internalization-related competence protein ComEC/Rec2: protein MTPRRASGGAAASSWAFAALGGSLLGAALQLHQPRLWGAGAYAALLFAGLAGLAALSRRWRRPLRAWRMPAGLAIVLALACGALAAGGLAGWRAVAYAESALDPALEGRDLQVVGVVAQMPQRNEGGTRFRLDVESARWADGRAGAAPRVPARIALGWYREDSSLWGRATEGRAAAGDAAALHAGERWRLTVRLKAPHGNLNPHGFDNELWLWEQGVHASGYVRTGARDAAPARLQSTWLHPIERAREAVRDAVFERVADARQAGVIAALVTGDQGAIDRSDWDVFRATGVAHLMSISGLHITMFAWLAAHVVGALWRRSGWLMLRVPAPQAALAGGVLLAGLYALFSGWGVPSQRTVWMLATVALLRFTGRRWPWPHVWLLIAAVVVAVDPWALMQAGFWLSFVAVGILFATGFMRPAGEAAGKWSRLLGFFREQWVITLALTPLSLLLFQQVSVVGLLANAVAIPWVTLVVTPLAMLGAVAPPLWELAAWSVQLLALLLRWLAALPYATVSMAAPPVWMAACGVAGGVLLAMRLPWSLRTLGLPLLLPVLLWHAPRPAEGQFELLAADIGQGNAVLVRTAAHSLLYDAGPRYSLESDAGHRVLVPLLRAFDERLDMLVLSHRDSDHTGGAAAVLAMQPQAALLSSIEATHPLQAVRPARRCEAGQRWTWDGVDFEILHPAADDYLSFTKPNAISCVLRIANGRATVLLAGDIERLQEAALVSRTADLRADVLLAPHHGSKTSSSAPFLEAVRPRLALVQAGYRNRFGHPAPEVVERYAAQGVKLVESVPCGAVLWRSREPGEVGCERERNARYWHHRLP, encoded by the coding sequence TTGACGCCGCGGCGCGCGTCGGGCGGCGCCGCGGCATCGTCGTGGGCCTTTGCTGCGCTGGGCGGATCGCTTCTCGGCGCGGCCTTGCAGTTGCACCAGCCGAGGCTGTGGGGCGCGGGTGCCTATGCGGCGCTGCTCTTCGCCGGCCTGGCGGGCCTGGCGGCACTGTCGCGCCGATGGCGGCGGCCGCTTCGGGCGTGGCGCATGCCGGCAGGGCTTGCGATCGTCCTTGCGCTGGCCTGCGGTGCGCTTGCCGCCGGCGGGCTTGCGGGCTGGCGCGCGGTGGCCTATGCAGAGAGCGCACTGGACCCGGCGCTCGAAGGCCGCGACCTGCAGGTGGTGGGCGTGGTCGCGCAGATGCCCCAGCGCAACGAGGGCGGCACGCGCTTTCGGCTCGATGTGGAGTCGGCGCGCTGGGCCGACGGGCGCGCCGGGGCTGCGCCGCGCGTTCCGGCGCGCATCGCGCTCGGCTGGTACCGCGAGGACAGCTCTCTCTGGGGGCGCGCGACCGAAGGCCGTGCCGCCGCCGGCGATGCGGCCGCGCTGCATGCGGGCGAGCGCTGGCGTCTCACGGTGCGGCTCAAGGCGCCGCACGGCAATCTCAATCCACACGGCTTCGACAACGAACTGTGGCTCTGGGAGCAGGGCGTTCATGCCAGCGGCTACGTGCGAACGGGTGCCCGCGATGCGGCGCCGGCGCGGCTGCAATCCACATGGCTGCATCCGATCGAACGTGCGCGGGAGGCGGTGCGCGATGCGGTGTTCGAGCGCGTGGCCGATGCGAGGCAGGCCGGCGTCATCGCCGCGCTCGTCACCGGCGACCAGGGCGCCATCGACCGCAGCGACTGGGATGTCTTTCGCGCCACCGGCGTGGCCCACCTGATGTCGATCTCGGGGCTGCACATCACCATGTTCGCCTGGCTTGCCGCGCATGTGGTGGGCGCGCTGTGGCGCCGCAGCGGCTGGCTGATGCTGCGCGTTCCCGCGCCGCAGGCCGCGCTGGCCGGCGGCGTTCTGCTGGCCGGGCTCTATGCGCTTTTCAGCGGCTGGGGCGTGCCTTCGCAGCGCACGGTCTGGATGCTCGCGACCGTGGCGCTGCTGCGGTTCACGGGGCGGCGCTGGCCATGGCCCCATGTCTGGCTGCTGATCGCGGCGGTGGTGGTGGCCGTCGACCCGTGGGCGCTGATGCAGGCCGGCTTCTGGCTCAGCTTCGTGGCGGTCGGCATCCTGTTCGCGACCGGCTTCATGCGGCCGGCCGGGGAGGCGGCGGGAAAATGGTCCCGGCTGCTGGGGTTCTTCCGCGAGCAATGGGTGATCACGCTGGCGCTCACCCCGCTCAGCTTGCTGCTTTTCCAGCAGGTGTCGGTGGTGGGCCTGCTGGCCAATGCGGTGGCGATCCCCTGGGTCACGCTGGTGGTCACGCCGCTGGCGATGCTGGGTGCGGTGGCACCGCCGCTCTGGGAGCTTGCCGCCTGGTCCGTGCAGTTGCTGGCCCTGCTGCTGCGGTGGCTGGCCGCGCTGCCCTATGCCACGGTCTCGATGGCGGCGCCACCCGTGTGGATGGCGGCCTGCGGGGTGGCGGGCGGCGTTCTGCTGGCCATGCGCCTGCCGTGGTCGCTGCGCACGCTGGGCCTGCCGCTCCTGCTGCCGGTGCTGCTCTGGCACGCCCCCCGTCCGGCCGAGGGGCAGTTCGAACTGCTGGCCGCGGACATCGGGCAGGGCAACGCGGTGCTGGTGCGCACCGCAGCGCACAGCCTGCTGTACGACGCCGGCCCGCGCTACAGCCTCGAGAGCGACGCCGGCCATCGCGTGCTCGTGCCGCTGCTGCGCGCCTTCGACGAGCGGCTGGACATGCTGGTGCTGAGCCACCGCGACAGCGACCACACCGGCGGCGCGGCCGCGGTGCTCGCGATGCAGCCGCAGGCGGCGCTGTTGAGCTCGATAGAGGCCACGCACCCGCTGCAAGCGGTGCGTCCGGCGCGGCGCTGCGAGGCGGGGCAGCGCTGGACCTGGGACGGCGTGGATTTCGAGATCCTGCATCCGGCGGCGGACGACTACCTGTCGTTCACCAAGCCCAATGCCATTTCCTGCGTGCTGCGCATCGCCAACGGCCGCGCCACGGTGCTGCTGGCCGGCGACATCGAGCGCCTGCAGGAGGCCGCGCTGGTGTCGCGCACGGCCGATCTGCGCGCCGACGTGCTGCTCGCGCCGCACCATGGCAGCAAGACTTCGTCGAGCGCGCCGTTCCTCGAAGCGGTACGCCCGCGCCTCGCGCTGGTCCAGGCGGGCTACCGCAACCGTTTCGGCCACCCGGCCCCGGAAGTGGTCGAGCGCTATGCCGCGCAGGGCGTGAAGCTGGTCGAAAGCGTGCCCTGCGGCGCCGTGCTCTGGCGCAGCCGGGAACCGGGCGAAGTCGGCTGCGAACGGGAGCGCAATGCCCGCTATTGGCACCACCGCCTGCCGTGA
- a CDS encoding alpha-E domain-containing protein produces MLSRTADHLYWMSRYTERAENTARMLDVNYQTSLLPQSAEVAKYGWQGVLSISELLPSYNKKYEQITPHDVMEFMVKDESNPSSILSCLKAARENARAVRGALTTEAWETQNTTWLEVNRMLRAGDFERDPAQFFEWVKFRSHLSRGVTLGTMLQDEAFYFSRLGTFLERADNTARLVDVKFHALNSEFFGTATEEDQEYDFYHWSAILRSVSAFEVYRKVYRDVIKPERVAELLILRADMPRSLHASLVEVVNNLAKVQNEQSAETQRRAGKLLADLQYARVDEILATGLHAYLTQFLDRVNELGGRISQDFLVPAH; encoded by the coding sequence ATGCTGTCACGCACCGCCGACCATCTCTACTGGATGTCCCGCTACACCGAGCGCGCGGAAAACACCGCCCGCATGCTCGACGTCAACTACCAGACCTCGCTCTTGCCCCAATCGGCCGAAGTGGCCAAGTACGGCTGGCAGGGCGTGCTGTCCATCAGCGAGCTGCTGCCTTCGTACAACAAGAAGTACGAGCAGATCACGCCGCACGACGTGATGGAGTTCATGGTCAAGGACGAGAGCAATCCGTCTTCCATCCTTTCCTGCCTCAAGGCCGCACGCGAAAACGCGCGGGCGGTTCGCGGCGCGCTCACCACCGAGGCCTGGGAAACCCAGAACACCACCTGGCTCGAAGTCAACCGCATGCTGCGCGCCGGCGACTTCGAGCGCGATCCGGCCCAGTTCTTCGAATGGGTCAAGTTCCGCTCGCATCTGTCGCGCGGCGTCACGCTCGGCACCATGCTGCAGGACGAGGCGTTCTACTTCTCGCGCCTGGGCACCTTTCTGGAGCGCGCCGACAACACGGCGCGGCTGGTGGACGTGAAGTTCCACGCGCTCAACAGCGAGTTCTTCGGCACCGCCACGGAAGAAGACCAGGAGTACGACTTCTATCACTGGAGCGCCATTTTGCGCAGCGTCTCGGCCTTCGAGGTGTACCGCAAGGTGTACCGCGACGTGATCAAGCCCGAGCGCGTGGCCGAGCTGCTCATTCTTCGCGCCGACATGCCGCGCTCGCTGCATGCGAGCCTGGTCGAAGTGGTGAACAACCTCGCCAAGGTGCAGAACGAGCAGAGCGCAGAAACCCAGCGCCGCGCCGGCAAGCTGCTGGCCGACCTGCAGTACGCACGCGTCGACGAAATTCTCGCGACCGGGCTGCATGCCTACCTCACGCAGTTCCTCGACCGGGTGAACGAACTCGGCGGGCGGATCAGCCAGGATTTCCTGGTTCCGGCGCACTGA